A window of Oncorhynchus kisutch isolate 150728-3 linkage group LG10, Okis_V2, whole genome shotgun sequence contains these coding sequences:
- the LOC109898539 gene encoding carbonic anhydrase-related protein 10 isoform X1 has protein sequence MHIVWEIFLIFQAYFICTSAQLISPKIHDGWWAYKDAVQGSFVPVPSFWGLVNSAWNLCAMGKRQSPVNVETSHMIFDPFLTPLRLNTGGRSKMGGTMYNTGRHVSLRPDKAHLVNISGGPLGYSHRLEEIRLHFGSEDGQGSEHLLNGQSFPAEVQLIHYNQELYANYSEAAKSPNGVAIVSIFIKISESPNVFLNRMLNRDTITRITYKHDAFLLMGLNIADLYPDTTRFITYEGSMTIPPCFETATWILMNKPVYVTQMQMHSLRLLSQNEPYKIFLSMSDNTRPAQPLLQRCIRTNINFSKQGRDCPNNRALRPQYRVNQWLLK, from the exons ATGCATATcgtttgggaaatatttttgatTTTTCAAGCATATTTCATCTGCACATCAG CACAGCTAATTTCACCAAAGATTCATGACGGTTGGTGGGCGTACAAAGATGCTGTCCAAGGGAGCTTTGTTCCAG TACCATCCTTCTGGGGGCTAGTGAATTCCGCCTGGAACCTGTGTGCCATGGGAAAGAGGCAGTCGCCGGTCAACGTCGAGACCAGTCACATGATCTTTGaccccttcctcacccctctaCGTCTCAACACAGGCGGACGCAGCAAG ATGGGAGGCACCATGTACAACACAGGGCGCCACGTGTCGCTGCGGCCAGACAAGGCTCACCTGGTGAACATCTCCGGTGGGCCTCTGGGTTACAGTCACCGGCTGGAGGAGATCCGCCTGCACTTCGGCAGCGAGGACGGCCAGGGCTCGGAGCACCTGCTCAATGGACAGTCCTTCCCTGCAGAG GTGCAACTTATACACTACAACCAGGAACTCTATGCCAACTACAGTGAGGCAGCCAAGAGCCCCAATGGCGTAGCTATTGTGTCCATATTTATAAAG ATATCCGAGTCTCCAAATGTATTCCTGAATCGCATGCTGAACAGAGACACCATCACGAGAATAACATACAAAC ATGACGCATTCTTACTCATGGGGCTCAACATAGCAGATCTATATCCAGACACTACACGTTTTATAACATACGAGGGCTCCATGACTATCCCGCCCTGCTTCGAGACAGCCACCTGGATCCTCATGAACAAACCTGTGTACGTCACGCAGATGCAG ATGCATTCTCTGCGACTGCTAAGTCAGAATGAGCCATATAAGATATTCCTCAGTATGAGTGACAACACGCGGCCCGCCCAGCCTCTCCTACAGCGCTGTATCCGCACCAACATCAACTTCAGCAAGCAGGGCCGGGACTGCCCCAACAACCGTGCCCTGAGGCCCCAGTATCGAG TAAACCAGTGGCTTCTGAAGTAG
- the LOC109898539 gene encoding carbonic anhydrase-related protein 10 isoform X2 yields the protein MHIVWEIFLIFQAYFICTSAQLISPKIHDGWWAYKDAVQGSFVPVPSFWGLVNSAWNLCAMGKRQSPVNVETSHMIFDPFLTPLRLNTGGRSKMGGTMYNTGRHVSLRPDKAHLVNISGGPLGYSHRLEEIRLHFGSEDGQGSEHLLNGQSFPAEISESPNVFLNRMLNRDTITRITYKHDAFLLMGLNIADLYPDTTRFITYEGSMTIPPCFETATWILMNKPVYVTQMQMHSLRLLSQNEPYKIFLSMSDNTRPAQPLLQRCIRTNINFSKQGRDCPNNRALRPQYRVNQWLLK from the exons ATGCATATcgtttgggaaatatttttgatTTTTCAAGCATATTTCATCTGCACATCAG CACAGCTAATTTCACCAAAGATTCATGACGGTTGGTGGGCGTACAAAGATGCTGTCCAAGGGAGCTTTGTTCCAG TACCATCCTTCTGGGGGCTAGTGAATTCCGCCTGGAACCTGTGTGCCATGGGAAAGAGGCAGTCGCCGGTCAACGTCGAGACCAGTCACATGATCTTTGaccccttcctcacccctctaCGTCTCAACACAGGCGGACGCAGCAAG ATGGGAGGCACCATGTACAACACAGGGCGCCACGTGTCGCTGCGGCCAGACAAGGCTCACCTGGTGAACATCTCCGGTGGGCCTCTGGGTTACAGTCACCGGCTGGAGGAGATCCGCCTGCACTTCGGCAGCGAGGACGGCCAGGGCTCGGAGCACCTGCTCAATGGACAGTCCTTCCCTGCAGAG ATATCCGAGTCTCCAAATGTATTCCTGAATCGCATGCTGAACAGAGACACCATCACGAGAATAACATACAAAC ATGACGCATTCTTACTCATGGGGCTCAACATAGCAGATCTATATCCAGACACTACACGTTTTATAACATACGAGGGCTCCATGACTATCCCGCCCTGCTTCGAGACAGCCACCTGGATCCTCATGAACAAACCTGTGTACGTCACGCAGATGCAG ATGCATTCTCTGCGACTGCTAAGTCAGAATGAGCCATATAAGATATTCCTCAGTATGAGTGACAACACGCGGCCCGCCCAGCCTCTCCTACAGCGCTGTATCCGCACCAACATCAACTTCAGCAAGCAGGGCCGGGACTGCCCCAACAACCGTGCCCTGAGGCCCCAGTATCGAG TAAACCAGTGGCTTCTGAAGTAG